In Bacteroidota bacterium, a single genomic region encodes these proteins:
- the rplC gene encoding 50S ribosomal protein L3, translating to MSGIIGKKVGMTSIFGANGKNLPCTVIEAGPCVVTQVRTLEKDGYEAVQLAYDEKKEKNTSNALKGHFAKAGTTPKRKLAEFKGFEEPKALGDKVGAEFFAEGDFVDVVGTSKGKGFQGVVKRHGFAGVGGQTHGQHNRLRAPGSMGASSWPSRVFPGMRMAGRMGGDRKKVQNLQVLKVIAEKNLIIVKGSVPGAKGSYLLLEK from the coding sequence ATGTCAGGAATAATCGGAAAAAAAGTCGGTATGACCAGTATTTTTGGTGCCAATGGTAAAAATTTACCATGCACAGTTATCGAAGCTGGTCCTTGCGTAGTAACGCAAGTGAGAACTTTGGAGAAGGATGGATATGAAGCCGTTCAATTGGCTTATGACGAAAAGAAAGAAAAGAATACCTCCAATGCGCTTAAAGGTCATTTTGCAAAAGCAGGAACAACTCCTAAACGCAAATTGGCTGAGTTTAAAGGTTTTGAAGAACCTAAAGCTTTAGGTGATAAAGTAGGAGCAGAGTTTTTTGCAGAGGGTGATTTCGTAGATGTTGTTGGAACTTCAAAAGGTAAAGGTTTTCAAGGGGTTGTAAAACGTCATGGATTTGCCGGAGTAGGTGGTCAAACACACGGTCAGCACAATCGTTTAAGAGCACCGGGATCAATGGGTGCTTCTTCTTGGCCTTCACGTGTATTTCCAGGAATGCGCATGGCAGGTCGTATGGGTGGTGATCGCAAAAAAGTTCAAAACTTACAAGTGTTGAAAGTAATTGCTGAAAAAAACCTGATTATAGTTAAAGGTTCCGTTCCCGGAGCTAAAGGGTCTTACTTATTATTGGAGAAATAA
- the rplD gene encoding 50S ribosomal protein L4 encodes MELKVINTKGAETAKKVVLNDAIYAVEPNDHAIYLDVKQFMANNRQGTHKSKQRNEIAGSSKKLKRQKGTGGARAGNKKSPTRVGGGRAFGPEPRDYSFKLNKKLKKVARVSALTYKAKNNNITVLEDFSFDTIKTKNYNELMTNLKVADKKTLLVLAESNKNVYLSSRNLSKAKVVIASELNTYDILNASNLILVESSVKEIENLLSK; translated from the coding sequence ATGGAACTGAAAGTAATAAATACAAAAGGGGCTGAAACAGCTAAAAAAGTTGTTTTAAACGATGCCATATATGCTGTCGAGCCTAATGATCATGCAATATATTTGGATGTGAAGCAGTTTATGGCAAATAACCGCCAAGGAACGCACAAATCTAAGCAACGTAACGAAATTGCTGGTAGCAGCAAAAAGTTGAAGCGTCAAAAGGGTACCGGTGGTGCACGTGCTGGAAACAAGAAATCTCCTACCCGTGTGGGTGGTGGACGTGCTTTTGGTCCTGAACCGCGTGACTACAGTTTCAAATTAAATAAGAAACTTAAAAAGGTTGCTCGTGTTTCTGCCTTGACTTACAAAGCAAAAAATAACAATATTACGGTATTAGAAGATTTTTCTTTTGATACAATTAAGACAAAGAATTACAATGAGTTAATGACTAATTTGAAGGTTGCCGACAAAAAAACGCTGTTGGTGCTTGCTGAGTCAAATAAAAATGTATATTTGTCGTCCCGAAATTTGAGCAAAGCTAAGGTCGTAATTGCTTCAGAATTAAACACTTACGACATATTAAATGCTTCAAATCTCATCTTAGTTGAGAGCTCAGTGAAGGAAATTGAAAACCTATTAAGCAAATAA
- the rplW gene encoding 50S ribosomal protein L23 — protein MEVIVKPIITEKMTAMGEKMNRYGFIVAKAANKIEIKNAVEKMYGVSVANVNTINYIGKIKSRNTKAGVVSGLAGNNKKAIVSLKAGETIDFYSNI, from the coding sequence ATGGAAGTTATTGTAAAACCAATCATAACAGAAAAAATGACTGCTATGGGCGAAAAGATGAACCGTTATGGTTTTATTGTCGCTAAAGCAGCCAATAAGATTGAGATTAAGAATGCCGTTGAAAAGATGTATGGCGTAAGCGTTGCAAACGTTAACACCATCAACTATATCGGCAAAATCAAATCAAGAAATACCAAAGCAGGAGTAGTATCCGGTTTGGCAGGGAATAACAAAAAAGCAATCGTTTCTTTGAAAGCCGGAGAAACTATTGATTTCTATAGCAACATTTAA
- the rplB gene encoding 50S ribosomal protein L2, producing MALKKLRPLTPSQRFKVALTFDDVTTASPERSLMAPLKKSGGRNNTGKMTMRYVGGGHKQRYRIIDFKRDKDGVVGTVATIEYDPNRTARIALVNYSDGEKRYIVAPNGLKVGQKIVSGPGAAPEVGNTLLLSEVPLGTFIHNIELYPGQGGIISRSAGSYAQLSAREGKYAVIKMPSSETRMILVTCKATIGIVSNSDHGLEISGKAGRSRWQGRRPRVRGVVMNPVDHPMGGGEGRATGGHPRSRNGIPAKGFKTRELKKKSNRYIIERRKK from the coding sequence ATGGCACTTAAAAAATTAAGACCTCTTACTCCTTCACAACGTTTTAAAGTAGCGTTGACTTTTGATGATGTTACAACAGCATCACCGGAAAGAAGTTTGATGGCACCTTTGAAAAAATCAGGCGGTCGTAACAATACCGGAAAAATGACTATGCGCTATGTAGGTGGTGGTCACAAACAACGTTACCGTATTATCGATTTTAAAAGAGATAAAGACGGTGTTGTAGGAACTGTTGCAACTATTGAATATGATCCAAATCGTACAGCACGTATTGCCTTGGTGAATTATTCAGATGGTGAAAAAAGATATATCGTTGCTCCAAACGGATTAAAAGTGGGACAAAAAATTGTTTCCGGTCCGGGTGCAGCTCCAGAAGTTGGAAATACCTTATTGTTAAGTGAAGTTCCACTTGGTACCTTTATTCATAATATTGAATTGTATCCTGGTCAAGGAGGAATTATTTCTCGCAGTGCCGGTTCTTATGCACAATTGAGTGCACGTGAAGGTAAGTATGCTGTGATTAAAATGCCTTCAAGCGAAACACGTATGATTTTGGTAACTTGTAAAGCTACTATCGGAATCGTTTCTAACTCTGACCACGGTTTGGAGATTAGCGGTAAAGCCGGTCGCAGTCGTTGGCAAGGTCGTCGCCCACGTGTTCGTGGTGTGGTAATGAACCCTGTTGATCACCCAATGGGTGGTGGTGAAGGTAGAGCTACCGGAGGACATCCTCGTTCACGTAATGGTATTCCTGCAAAAGGATTCAAAACACGTGAGTTGAAGAAAAAATCAAACCGTTACATCATCGAAAGAAGAAAGAAATAA
- the rpsS gene encoding 30S ribosomal protein S19: MSRSLKKGPFIDYKLEKKILAVRDSGKKSVVKTWSRRSMISPDFVGQTIAVHNGNKFIPVYVTENMVGHKFGEFAPTRIFRGHAGNKKS; the protein is encoded by the coding sequence ATGAGCCGTTCATTAAAAAAAGGTCCTTTTATAGATTACAAGTTAGAGAAGAAAATTCTAGCTGTTCGTGATTCCGGTAAGAAATCTGTAGTTAAAACTTGGTCACGCAGATCAATGATTTCTCCTGATTTTGTAGGTCAAACTATCGCTGTACATAATGGAAATAAATTTATTCCTGTTTATGTAACAGAGAATATGGTGGGCCATAAATTTGGTGAGTTTGCGCCAACACGTATCTTCAGAGGTCACGCGGGAAATAAAAAGTCATAA
- the rplV gene encoding 50S ribosomal protein L22: MGVRKHNVAEKRKEENKTTYFAKLQSCPTSPRKMRLIADMVRGVRVDKALHLLKYNPKEASGRVYKLLLSAIANWQAKNEGARIEDSNLVVKSIFVDSGLQMKRLRTAPQGRGHRIRKRSNHVTLTIDTKVEAPKKEMKAKVEATETAAAPVSKAKKTTTKKSTKE, translated from the coding sequence ATGGGAGTAAGAAAACATAACGTAGCGGAGAAAAGAAAAGAGGAAAACAAGACAACTTATTTTGCAAAGTTGCAAAGTTGCCCTACTTCTCCACGTAAAATGAGATTAATTGCCGATATGGTAAGAGGTGTGCGTGTAGATAAAGCGTTACATTTATTAAAATATAACCCGAAGGAAGCTTCCGGAAGAGTGTATAAATTGTTGTTATCAGCAATCGCAAACTGGCAAGCAAAAAATGAAGGTGCGCGTATAGAAGACTCAAATTTGGTGGTTAAATCCATTTTTGTGGACAGCGGACTTCAAATGAAACGTTTGAGAACAGCGCCACAAGGAAGAGGACACAGAATCAGAAAGCGTTCTAACCATGTTACCTTAACTATCGATACGAAAGTGGAGGCACCTAAGAAAGAAATGAAAGCGAAAGTGGAAGCTACTGAAACAGCAGCAGCACCGGTAAGCAAAGCTAAAAAAACTACTACAAAAAAATCTACAAAGGAATAA
- the rpsC gene encoding 30S ribosomal protein S3, whose protein sequence is MGQKANPIGNRIGIIRGWDSNWYGGKDYSEKLVEDYKIRNYLKARLAKGSISKIVIERTLKLVTVTINTARPGIIIGKGGQEVDKLKEELKKITKKDIQINIFEIKRPELDAQLVSDGIARQIEGRISFRRAIKTSIASTMRMGAEGIKVSVAGRLAGAEMARTEHYKEGRTPLHTFRADIDYSHSEAHTTYGRLGIKVWICKGEVYGKRDLSPNIGQSASGGNAGGGNDRKPMGAGDRKPGSKFKGAPRRKK, encoded by the coding sequence ATGGGACAAAAAGCAAATCCAATTGGCAACAGAATAGGAATCATCAGAGGATGGGATTCTAACTGGTATGGTGGAAAAGACTATTCTGAAAAATTAGTGGAGGATTATAAAATCCGTAACTACCTAAAAGCCCGTTTGGCAAAAGGAAGTATCTCTAAAATCGTGATCGAAAGAACATTGAAATTAGTTACCGTTACAATTAACACTGCGCGTCCCGGAATTATCATTGGAAAAGGTGGTCAGGAAGTAGATAAATTAAAAGAGGAATTAAAAAAGATTACCAAAAAGGATATTCAAATAAACATATTTGAGATTAAACGTCCTGAATTGGATGCTCAATTAGTAAGTGATGGAATTGCTCGTCAAATTGAAGGACGTATTTCTTTCCGTAGAGCAATTAAAACATCTATTGCATCTACCATGAGAATGGGTGCAGAAGGAATTAAGGTTTCGGTTGCCGGTCGTTTAGCTGGTGCTGAGATGGCAAGAACAGAGCATTATAAAGAAGGAAGAACTCCATTACATACTTTCCGTGCGGATATTGATTATTCACACTCAGAAGCGCATACTACTTATGGAAGATTAGGTATTAAAGTTTGGATTTGTAAAGGAGAAGTATATGGTAAACGTGATTTATCTCCAAACATTGGCCAATCTGCTTCAGGTGGAAATGCCGGTGGAGGAAATGACCGCAAACCAATGGGTGCTGGAGACAGAAAACCGGGATCAAAATTTAAAGGTGCTCCACGCAGAAAGAAATAA
- the rplP gene encoding 50S ribosomal protein L16 has product MLQPKRTKFRKMHKMKMKGDAKRGSQISFGSFAIKANEGAWVTARQIEAARVAVTRFMKREGQIWIRVFPDKPITKKPAEVRMGKGKGAPEYWVAVVKPGRIIFEADGVPMAVAKEALRLAAQKLPITTKFIVRRDYKEETVA; this is encoded by the coding sequence ATGTTACAGCCAAAAAGAACGAAGTTCAGAAAGATGCATAAAATGAAAATGAAGGGCGATGCTAAGCGTGGCAGTCAGATTTCATTTGGTTCATTTGCAATTAAAGCAAACGAAGGTGCATGGGTTACAGCACGTCAGATTGAAGCAGCCCGTGTGGCGGTTACTCGTTTTATGAAACGTGAAGGTCAAATTTGGATTCGTGTGTTTCCTGATAAGCCTATTACCAAAAAGCCTGCAGAGGTGCGTATGGGTAAAGGAAAGGGAGCTCCTGAATATTGGGTAGCAGTAGTGAAACCGGGAAGGATCATTTTTGAAGCAGATGGTGTTCCAATGGCAGTTGCAAAAGAAGCTTTGCGTTTAGCAGCTCAAAAACTACCGATAACTACAAAGTTTATCGTTCGCAGAGATTACAAAGAAGAAACAGTAGCATAA
- the rpmC gene encoding 50S ribosomal protein L29 has protein sequence MKQAVIKELSGKELQEKLIVERGNLVKLKLNHAVSPIENPLKINHARKTVARIKTEIRKRTLAGTL, from the coding sequence ATGAAACAAGCAGTAATAAAAGAGCTTTCAGGAAAAGAGCTACAGGAAAAATTAATTGTAGAAAGAGGAAACTTGGTGAAATTAAAATTAAACCACGCCGTTTCACCGATTGAAAATCCTTTGAAAATTAACCATGCACGTAAAACTGTTGCGCGCATCAAAACAGAAATACGTAAACGTACTCTTGCAGGTACATTATAA
- the rpsQ gene encoding 30S ribosomal protein S17: METRNLRKERIGLVTSNKMDKSIVVSVERKVKHEKYGKFIKMTSKFVAHDETNTCNIGDTVKIMETRPLSKSKNWRLVEVVERVK, from the coding sequence ATGGAAACAAGAAACTTAAGAAAAGAAAGAATCGGTTTAGTTACCAGCAATAAGATGGATAAATCTATTGTGGTATCTGTAGAACGTAAAGTGAAACACGAAAAATATGGAAAGTTCATTAAAATGACTTCAAAATTTGTGGCTCATGACGAAACCAATACCTGCAACATTGGAGATACAGTAAAAATTATGGAAACTCGCCCGTTAAGCAAAAGCAAAAACTGGCGTTTGGTTGAAGTAGTAGAACGCGTTAAATAA
- the rplN gene encoding 50S ribosomal protein L14: MIQQESRLTVADNSGAKEVLCIRVLGGTRKRYASIGDKIVVSVKHALPSGGIKKGAVSKAVVVRTRKEVRRADGSYIRFDDNAVVLLNATDEIRGTRIFGPVARELREKQFMKIVSLAPEVI, translated from the coding sequence ATGATACAACAAGAATCGAGATTAACCGTAGCAGATAACAGTGGGGCAAAGGAAGTACTTTGTATCCGAGTGTTAGGCGGTACCAGAAAGAGATATGCAAGCATCGGCGATAAAATCGTTGTTTCTGTAAAGCATGCTTTGCCTTCAGGTGGTATTAAGAAAGGAGCTGTTTCAAAAGCAGTTGTAGTTCGTACCAGAAAAGAAGTACGCAGAGCAGATGGTTCATACATTCGTTTTGACGACAATGCAGTAGTGCTTTTAAATGCTACTGATGAGATCCGCGGAACACGTATTTTTGGACCTGTTGCAAGAGAATTAAGAGAGAAGCAATTTATGAAAATTGTTTCCTTAGCACCGGAAGTTATATAA
- the rplX gene encoding 50S ribosomal protein L24: protein MQTKLHIKKGDTVKVMAGDSKGQSGKVLEVDTAKMRALVEGVNMASKHTKPNAASPNGGIVKKELSIHISNLMLSIGGKTTKVGRKVEDGKVVRYAKKTGEVIK, encoded by the coding sequence ATGCAAACCAAGTTACACATTAAAAAGGGCGACACTGTAAAAGTGATGGCCGGCGACTCAAAAGGTCAGTCGGGCAAAGTGTTGGAAGTGGATACGGCAAAAATGCGTGCTTTAGTAGAAGGAGTGAATATGGCTTCTAAACATACTAAACCAAATGCAGCTAGTCCAAACGGTGGAATCGTTAAAAAAGAATTATCCATTCATATTTCTAATCTAATGCTGAGCATTGGTGGAAAAACCACTAAAGTGGGCCGTAAGGTGGAAGATGGTAAAGTAGTTCGTTACGCTAAAAAAACAGGGGAGGTAATTAAATAA
- the rplE gene encoding 50S ribosomal protein L5 — protein sequence MATTAPRLKEKYKSAVVPALKKQFEYKSVMQVPRLKKICLNQGVGIATSDKKLIDTAVAEMTTITGQKAISTKSKKDISNFKLRKAMPIGVKVTLRGDKMYEFLDRLVSVALPRIRDFRGINEKGFDGRGNYTLGVTEQIIFPEISIDKVNKIMGMDITFVTSAPSDEEAFALLKEFGLPFKNQK from the coding sequence ATGGCAACAACAGCACCCAGATTAAAAGAAAAATATAAAAGCGCAGTAGTTCCTGCTTTGAAGAAGCAGTTTGAATACAAAAGCGTAATGCAAGTTCCTCGTTTAAAAAAGATTTGTTTGAACCAAGGAGTTGGTATCGCAACATCTGACAAGAAACTTATTGATACAGCAGTTGCTGAAATGACCACCATTACAGGTCAGAAAGCAATCTCTACAAAATCGAAAAAAGATATTTCGAATTTTAAATTGAGAAAAGCAATGCCAATTGGTGTAAAAGTAACTTTACGCGGCGATAAAATGTATGAATTCCTTGATCGTTTAGTTTCTGTGGCATTGCCACGTATTCGTGACTTCCGTGGAATTAACGAAAAAGGTTTTGATGGAAGAGGAAACTACACCTTAGGTGTAACGGAACAAATCATTTTCCCTGAAATCTCTATTGATAAAGTGAATAAGATTATGGGTATGGATATTACGTTTGTAACATCTGCACCAAGCGATGAAGAAGCATTTGCATTGCTAAAAGAATTTGGTTTACCATTTAAAAATCAGAAATAA
- the rpsN gene encoding 30S ribosomal protein S14: MAKESMKAREVKRQKLVDKYAERRAALKAAGDSIGLQKLPKNSSPGRLHNRCKLTGRPRGYIRQFGISRNTFREMALNGKIPGVTKASW, from the coding sequence ATGGCTAAAGAATCAATGAAAGCAAGAGAAGTCAAAAGACAGAAACTTGTTGACAAATACGCAGAAAGAAGAGCAGCTTTGAAAGCAGCAGGTGATTCCATAGGATTGCAAAAGCTTCCTAAAAATTCATCACCGGGTCGCTTACACAACCGTTGCAAGTTAACCGGAAGACCAAGAGGATATATCCGCCAATTTGGAATCTCCCGTAACACTTTCCGCGAAATGGCTTTGAACGGTAAAATCCCGGGAGTAACAAAGGCTAGCTGGTAA
- the rpsH gene encoding 30S ribosomal protein S8, with protein sequence MTDPISDYLTRLRNAISANHRVVEIPASNIKKEITKILFEKGYILNYKFEDDSVQGNIKIALKYHPVSKTSAIKKLDRISKPGLRKYTGIDGIPRVLNGLGIAIISTSRGLMTDKEAKKERVGGEVLCYVY encoded by the coding sequence ATGACTGATCCAATCTCAGATTACCTTACTCGATTAAGGAACGCTATTAGTGCAAACCACAGAGTGGTTGAAATCCCAGCATCTAATATCAAAAAAGAAATTACCAAAATTCTTTTTGAAAAGGGTTATATCTTAAACTATAAGTTTGAAGATGATTCCGTACAAGGAAACATTAAAATCGCCCTCAAGTATCATCCTGTTTCTAAAACTTCTGCTATTAAAAAATTAGACAGAATTAGTAAACCAGGTCTACGTAAATATACCGGAATAGATGGTATTCCACGTGTGTTGAATGGCTTGGGCATCGCTATTATTTCTACTTCCAGAGGCTTAATGACCGATAAAGAAGCTAAGAAAGAAAGAGTAGGTGGTGAGGTATTATGTTATGTTTATTAA
- the rplF gene encoding 50S ribosomal protein L6 translates to MSRIGKLPITVPAGVEVSVSDKNVVKVKGKLGELSRSIDTAISVKVDGGKIVLDRATEQKRHKALHGLSRALIANMVKGVSEGYKAEQELVGVGYRAANTGQMLELTLGYSHNVSFELPKEIKITTLTERSKNPIITLTSHDNELLGLVTSKIRKLRKPEPYKGKGIKFVGEQLRRKAGKSAGK, encoded by the coding sequence ATGTCAAGAATAGGAAAATTACCCATTACAGTCCCTGCAGGGGTTGAAGTGAGTGTATCTGACAAGAATGTTGTAAAAGTAAAAGGAAAGTTAGGTGAACTTTCTCGTTCAATTGATACTGCTATTTCGGTAAAAGTAGATGGCGGTAAAATAGTATTGGACAGAGCCACCGAGCAAAAACGTCACAAAGCTTTGCATGGCTTGAGTCGTGCATTGATAGCTAACATGGTGAAAGGGGTGAGCGAAGGCTACAAAGCTGAGCAAGAATTAGTGGGTGTTGGTTATAGAGCAGCGAATACCGGTCAGATGTTGGAATTGACTTTAGGTTATTCACACAACGTTTCGTTTGAATTGCCAAAAGAAATTAAGATTACTACACTTACAGAAAGAAGTAAGAATCCAATTATTACTTTAACTTCTCACGACAATGAATTGTTAGGTTTGGTTACTTCAAAAATTCGTAAACTGAGAAAACCTGAGCCGTACAAAGGGAAAGGTATTAAATTCGTGGGTGAGCAATTGCGCAGAAAAGCCGGAAAATCCGCAGGTAAATAA
- a CDS encoding 50S ribosomal protein L18, which yields MAVSKSSRREKIKKRVRKVVSGTTESPRLSVFRSNKQIYAQIVDDSTGKTLVSASSKVAAIADQKVNKVEQAKLVGKAIAEKATGAGIKTIRFDRNGYLYHGRVKSLADGAREGGLQF from the coding sequence ATGGCAGTATCAAAATCAAGCAGAAGAGAAAAGATTAAAAAGCGTGTCCGCAAAGTGGTTAGCGGAACTACTGAGAGTCCTAGACTATCTGTATTTCGCAGCAACAAGCAGATTTATGCTCAAATTGTAGACGACTCAACAGGAAAAACCTTGGTGTCGGCCTCTTCGAAAGTAGCTGCAATTGCAGATCAGAAAGTGAACAAAGTAGAACAGGCGAAATTGGTTGGAAAAGCCATCGCTGAAAAAGCTACCGGAGCAGGAATTAAAACGATTCGCTTCGATCGTAACGGATATTTGTATCACGGCCGAGTTAAATCTTTAGCGGATGGTGCAAGAGAAGGCGGATTGCAATTTTAA
- the rpsE gene encoding 30S ribosomal protein S5, translating into MSNENKKNVRSGDVELKDKLVSVQRVTKVTKGGRTFSFSAIVVVGNEKGVVGYGLGKAKEVTDAITKGIEDAKKNLIKVPVAKGTVPHEQYGKYSGSYVFLKPAAHGTGVIAGGAMRAVLESVGVTDVLAKSKGSSNPHNVVKATIDALVNMRDAATVAEQRGIAIDRVFNG; encoded by the coding sequence GTGTCAAACGAAAACAAAAAAAATGTAAGATCAGGCGATGTCGAATTAAAAGACAAGCTGGTAAGTGTACAACGTGTTACTAAGGTTACCAAAGGAGGAAGAACTTTCAGCTTCTCAGCTATCGTGGTTGTAGGAAATGAAAAAGGAGTTGTTGGTTATGGCTTGGGTAAAGCTAAAGAGGTAACAGATGCTATCACAAAAGGTATCGAAGATGCAAAGAAAAACCTGATCAAAGTTCCGGTAGCGAAGGGTACAGTGCCACATGAGCAGTACGGAAAATACAGTGGTTCTTATGTATTCTTAAAACCGGCTGCACATGGAACAGGTGTTATTGCCGGTGGTGCGATGCGTGCAGTATTAGAGAGTGTTGGAGTAACCGATGTATTGGCAAAATCAAAAGGTTCTTCTAACCCACACAACGTGGTAAAAGCAACTATTGATGCCTTGGTTAATATGCGCGATGCTGCAACCGTTGCTGAACAAAGAGGAATTGCAATTGACAGAGTATTTAACGGATAA
- the rpmD gene encoding 50S ribosomal protein L30: MATIKVKQVKSGIDRPLRQKRTLIALGLTRMHKVVETEATPQILGMIAKVQHLVEVVK; the protein is encoded by the coding sequence ATGGCAACAATAAAAGTAAAACAAGTAAAAAGTGGTATCGACCGCCCATTGCGTCAAAAAAGAACGTTGATTGCATTAGGTCTTACACGCATGCACAAAGTGGTGGAAACGGAAGCAACTCCTCAAATTTTGGGAATGATTGCCAAAGTGCAACACTTGGTAGAAGTAGTAAAATAA
- the rplO gene encoding 50S ribosomal protein L15 has protein sequence MDLSNLKPADGSTKNRKRIGRGQGSGRGGTSTRGHKGAKSRSGYSRKVGFEGGQMPLQRRIPKFGFKNINRKEYRGINLDILQGLVDNKSITVIDLDVLVANGLASKNDLVKILGRGELKSKVEVKVHAFSATAKAAIESKGGVVTTL, from the coding sequence ATGGATTTGAGTAATTTGAAACCGGCAGACGGTTCGACAAAAAACAGAAAAAGAATAGGTAGAGGACAAGGCTCGGGAAGAGGCGGAACATCTACACGTGGTCATAAAGGAGCTAAGTCTCGTTCAGGATACTCTCGTAAAGTGGGTTTTGAAGGTGGGCAAATGCCATTGCAAAGACGTATTCCAAAATTTGGTTTCAAAAACATTAACCGTAAGGAATACCGTGGAATTAATTTGGATATTCTTCAAGGTTTGGTTGATAATAAATCCATAACTGTAATTGATTTGGATGTTTTGGTAGCAAATGGATTGGCATCAAAAAATGACTTAGTTAAAATATTGGGTCGTGGAGAATTAAAATCTAAAGTAGAAGTAAAAGTGCATGCTTTTTCTGCAACAGCAAAAGCAGCAATTGAATCAAAAGGTGGCGTTGTTACAACACTCTAA